One window of the Anopheles cruzii chromosome 2, idAnoCruzAS_RS32_06, whole genome shotgun sequence genome contains the following:
- the LOC128278305 gene encoding transcription factor AP-2-epsilon, with amino-acid sequence MALAYVDMSTVMEAQERLTSHGGIGLSSGSPAYTTHAGGHTGRNGPASGHGASHGGSHGPGPTMHHQTLQTEFQPPYFPPPFHSAQSPPQQQNHGLDYLSTDPYGQQLSSLHHAPLHHYNQLAGLRPSQEQLGLHRSHRESELQHHVTQLSHGFPYPDRRSDYSGSIGSGAGATRLGAHEHDPLALHQALQSAVDDGQNPVIDENAGFMSDLPMLKNFPITDIKKDSSQINIGSPSDVFCSVPGRLSLLSSTSKYKVTVAEVQRRLSPPECLNASLLGGVLRRAKSKNGGRLLREKLEKIGLNLPAGRRKAANVTLLTSLVEGEAIHLARDFGYVCETEFPARQVAEYLSRQYSEPQESYRRKELLLNTKQVTKELMDLLNQDRSPLCNTRPQHILDPSIQRHLTHFSLISHGFGSPAIVAALTAIQNYLNESIKHLDKMYPGNGGSMVTSSLDKNKMDSDKK; translated from the exons ATGGCGTTGGCATACGTGGACATGTCAACCGTTATGGAAGCGCAG GAGCGGCTTACTAGTCATGGAGGCATAGGACTGTCGAGCGGAAGTCCTGCTTACACAACGCACGCCGGCGGGCACACGGGGCGCAACGGGCCAGCGAGTGGCCACGGCGCCAGTCACGGCGGTTCACACGGGCCCGGCCCAACGATGCATCACCAGACGCTGCAGACGGAGTTCCAGCCGCCCTACTTCCCGCCACCGTTCCACAGCGCCCAAAGTCCACCCCAGCAGCAG AACCATGGCCTGGATTATCTGAGCACGGATCCGTACGGGCAGCAGCTCTCCTCGCTGCACCACGCACCCTTGCATCACTACAACCAGCTGGCGGGGCTCAGACCGTCCCAGGAGCAGCTAGGACTCCACCGATCTCACCGCGAATCCGAGCTCCAGCATCATGTG ACGCAACTGTCGCACGGCTTCCCGTACCCCGACCGGCGCAGCGACTACAGCGGGTCGATCGGTTCCGGGGCCGGTGCAACGCGGCTCGGTGCCCACGAACATGACCCACTGGCCCTGCACCAGGCCCTGCAGAGTGCCGTCGACGATGGTCAAAACCCGGTGATAGACGAAAACGCTGGCTTCATGAGCGATCTGCCGATGCTGAAAA ACTTCCCCATCACCGACATCAAGAAGGACAGCAGCCAAATCAACATCGGTTCACCGAGCGACgtgttctgttccgttcccgGGCGACTCAGTCTCCTGTCGAGCACCTCAAAATACAAAGTGACGGTGGCGGAAGTGCAGCGCCGGCTGTCGCCGCCCGAGTGTCTCAACGCGTCGCTCCTCGGTGGTGTCTTGAGACG GGCGAAGAGTAAAAACGGCGGTCGGCTGCTGAGGGAAAAGTTGGAAAAGATCGGCCTCAACCTgccggccgggcggcgcaAGGCGGCGAACGTAACGCTGCTGACGTCGCTGGTCGAGGGCGAAGCGATCCATCTGGCCCGCGACTTTGGGTACGTGTGCGAAACCGAGTTCCCGGCGCGCCAGGTTGCCGAATATCTGTCCCGCCAGTACTCGGAACCGCAGGAGTCGTACCGGAGgaaggagctgctgctcaACACCAAGCAG GTCACCAAGGAACTGATGGACTTGCTGAACCAAGACCGATCACCGCTCTGCAATACCAGACCGCAGCACATCCTGGACCCATCGATACAGCGACACCTGACGCACTTTTCGCTGATCTCGCACGGGTTCGGGTCGCCGGCCATCGTTGCCGCCCTGACTGCAATTCAG AACTATCTGAACGAGTCCATCAAGCACCTGGACAAGATGTACCCTGGCAACGGTGGCAGCATGGTCACGTCGTCGCTAGACAAGAACAAAATGGACAGCGACAAGAAATGA
- the LOC128267893 gene encoding dihydrolipoyl dehydrogenase, mitochondrial has translation MMRSNIRYLVNVAVKGNASLRNHGAVLGRCYSTTHDADLVVIGSGPGGYVASIKAAQLGMKTVCIEKNDTLGGTCLNVGCIPSKALLNNSHYYHMAHSGDLASRGILVDNVRLDLSVLMDQKSKAVKSLTGGIAQLFKKNKITHINGFGSITGPNTVVAKKADGSEETVNTKNILIATGSEVTPFPGVEVDEETIVSSTGALKLKEVPRRLGLIGAGVIGLELGSVWGRLGAEVTAIEFLSTIGGVGIDQEVSKSFQKILVKQGMKFMLGTKVMSAAKTGSAVSVTVENVKDGSQQNLEFDVLLVCVGRRPYTESLGLENVGIVKDDRGRVPVNSQFQTIVPSVYAIGDCIHGPMLAHKAEDEGIVCVEGMLGGHVHIDYNCVPSVVYTHPEVAWVGKNEEELKAEGVAYNVGKFPFAANSRAKTNNDTDGFVKVLADKQTDRVLGVHIIGPAAGELINESVLAMEYGASAEDVARVCHAHPTCAEALREAHTAASFGKPINF, from the exons ATGATGCGGTCCAACATTCGCTATTTGGTCAACGTTGCCGTCAAG GGCAACGCTAGCCTGCGGAACCATGGAGCGGTTCTGGGTCGCTGCTACTCGACAACGCACGATGCCGACCTGGTCGTGATCGGTTCCGGCCCCGGCGGGTATGTGGCCTCCATCAAAGCAGCCCAGCTGGGAATGAAG ACCGTGTGTATCGAGAAGAATGACACACTCGGCGGAACGTGCCTTAACGTGGGTTGCATCCCTTCGAAGGCACTCCTGAACAACTCGCACTACTACCACATGGCGCACTCGGGCGATCTGGCCAGCCGCGGCATTCTGGTCGACAATGTGCGGCTCGATTTGAGTGTGCTGATGGACCAGAAATCGAAAGCGGTCAAATCGCTGACCGGCGGCATCGCGCAGCTGTTCAAGAAGAACAAAATCACACACATCAACGGATTCGGCTCGATCACCGGCCCCaacacggtggtggcgaagaagGCGGACGGTAGTGAGGAAACGGTCAACACGAAGAACATTCTTATCGCGACCGGCTCCGAAGTGACCCCGTTCCCGGGTGTCGAAGTTGACGAGGAAACGATCGTGTCGTCGACCGGAGCGCTGAAGCTGAAAGAAGTGCCCCGCCGGCTCGGTCTAATCGGTGCCGGTGTAATCGGTCTCGAGTTGGGCTCGGTTTGGGGCCGGCTGGGTGCCGAGGTGACGGCCATCGAGTTCCTGAGCACGATCGGCGGCGTTGGCATCGATCAGGAGGTTTCGAAAAGCTTCCAGAAGATTCTCGTCAAACAGGGCATGAAGTTTATGCTCGGCACCAAGGTAATGAGTGCGGCCAAGACCGGCAGCGCTGTATCGGTTACGGTCGAGAACGTCAAGGATGGTTCGCAGCAGAATCTGGAGTTTGATGTGCTGCTCGTGTGCGTCGGACGTCGCCCGTACACCGAGTCGCTCGGACTGGAGAACGTTGGCATCGTGAAGGACGACCGAGGCCGTGTGCCGGTCAACAGCCAGTTCCAGACGATCGTGCCGAGTGTGTACGCCATCGGTGACTGCATCCACGGACCGATGCTGGCCCATAAGGCGGAGGATGAAGGCATCGTGTGCGTTGAGGGTATGCTCGGAGGGCACGTACACATCGACTACAACTGTGTACCGAGCGTGGTCTACACGCACCCGGAGGTTGCCTGGGTGGGCAAGAACGAGGAAGAGCTGAAGGCCGAAGGTGTCGCGTACAACGTCGGCAAGTTCCCGTTCGCGGCGAATTCGCGTGCCAAAACGAACAACGATACCGATGGTTTCGTGAAGGTGCTGGCTGACAAGCAAACGGACCGTGTGCTCGGCGTGCACATCATTGGACCG GCCGCCGGTGAACTAATCAACGAGTCGGTGCTTGCGATGGAATACGGTGCATCGGCCGAAGATGTGGCCCGTGTTTGCCATGCTCACCCAACCTGCGCCGAGGCCCTGCGAGAGGCGCATACGGCAGCTAGCTTCGGCAAACCGATCAACTTTTAA